Proteins from a genomic interval of Parvivirga hydrogeniphila:
- a CDS encoding chemotaxis protein CheC: MRPEALSELQIDAIREMGSIGAGHAATALAQITGRPVGIEVPEVRLLPVIEVPRALGGPETLIGAVFSRLLGEVSGSVLFAGTRGALLGLVDLLHNRPIGSTKTLGSDEESIITQTGFVLITAYLTAIGRLADLTILPSRPAFAFDMSGAVLDAIAADVGMKADTAILVQTAFSTEEERVDAVVLYMPDPDSLEVVLGRLGVV, encoded by the coding sequence ATGAGGCCTGAGGCGCTCTCAGAGCTGCAGATCGACGCGATCCGCGAGATGGGAAGCATCGGTGCGGGCCACGCGGCCACCGCTCTCGCGCAGATCACCGGAAGGCCTGTCGGGATCGAGGTGCCCGAGGTACGGTTGCTGCCCGTGATCGAAGTCCCGAGGGCCCTCGGTGGCCCGGAGACGCTGATCGGCGCCGTGTTCTCACGCCTTCTGGGCGAAGTCTCGGGGAGCGTGCTGTTCGCCGGGACGCGGGGCGCGCTTCTCGGTCTGGTCGACTTGCTGCACAACCGCCCGATCGGTTCGACCAAGACGTTGGGATCGGACGAGGAGAGCATCATCACGCAGACGGGATTCGTGCTGATCACCGCGTACTTGACGGCGATAGGGCGGCTCGCGGACCTGACGATCCTCCCGTCTCGTCCGGCGTTCGCGTTCGACATGTCCGGGGCGGTGCTCGACGCGATCGCCGCCGATGTCGGGATGAAGGCCGACACGGCCATTCTCGTTCAGACCGCGTTCTCCACCGAAGAGGAGCGCGTGGACGCCGTCGTGCTGTACATGCCCGACCCAGACAGCCTGGAGGTCGTGCTCGGCAGGCTCGGCGTCGTGTGA
- a CDS encoding sensor domain-containing diguanylate cyclase — protein sequence MMVDGIDAVGSGSRHRSGPVGVVIAGGGLRATSILRLLSEVEDLRVVGVYDSSPSAPAVRLAEDLGIFVTTQADDLAQIEGLDLILDLSEDPAVSRSLSERHLPGVDIITGAGTELVWDLLVAKKRSEEQEKIFVELQVAYDKIRSHERQLQASKEALERANAELENRLAEIFFTHEFFKALTVFSTVDDVASLVVDGANGILGAEISCVYLFDQETWTLRLLASQGRPDEWFRPVVPVSQTILGAAFRDGFTQQADVPQGSELAQWVSEPDEIRSQTAVPLRSGDSILGVLVVAWTTPRELDVAERDRLQVIANQSSLTLQNALLHEELERLSVTDRLTDLYNHGYLLQRLEEELGRAARFGHRLSVIMMDIDDFKQFNDTYGHPRGDQVLKAVSGIIRENLREIDVAARYGGEEFVLVLPETDAEGAARVAERIRETMEAHEIEVDHAGARDRRTVSLGVATYPLHGQTVARLIDAADRAMYEAKRRGKNTVVVAR from the coding sequence ATGATGGTCGATGGCATAGACGCGGTCGGCTCCGGGAGCAGGCACCGTTCGGGCCCTGTGGGAGTCGTCATCGCCGGAGGTGGTCTGAGGGCGACCTCCATACTGCGGCTTCTGTCCGAAGTCGAGGACCTGCGGGTCGTCGGCGTGTACGACTCCAGTCCGAGCGCTCCGGCCGTCCGTCTGGCGGAGGACCTCGGGATCTTCGTGACGACACAGGCCGACGACCTCGCCCAGATCGAAGGGCTCGACTTGATCTTGGACCTCTCGGAGGACCCGGCGGTCTCGCGCAGCCTCTCGGAGCGCCATCTTCCCGGTGTGGACATCATCACGGGAGCGGGGACCGAACTCGTGTGGGACCTGCTCGTCGCCAAGAAGCGCAGCGAAGAGCAGGAGAAGATATTCGTCGAACTGCAGGTGGCGTACGACAAGATCCGCAGCCACGAGCGGCAATTGCAGGCGAGCAAAGAGGCCCTGGAGCGGGCGAACGCGGAGCTGGAGAACCGGCTCGCGGAGATCTTCTTCACACACGAGTTTTTCAAGGCGCTCACGGTCTTCTCCACGGTGGACGATGTCGCCTCGCTCGTCGTGGATGGCGCGAACGGCATCCTCGGCGCTGAGATATCGTGCGTCTACCTGTTCGACCAGGAGACGTGGACGCTCCGGCTGCTGGCAAGCCAAGGGCGTCCAGACGAATGGTTCCGTCCTGTGGTGCCTGTCTCCCAGACCATCCTCGGGGCCGCTTTCCGTGACGGCTTCACGCAGCAGGCAGACGTTCCTCAGGGGAGCGAGCTCGCTCAGTGGGTGAGCGAGCCTGACGAGATCAGGTCGCAGACCGCCGTGCCGCTGCGCTCAGGCGACTCGATCCTGGGCGTGCTCGTCGTGGCGTGGACGACGCCGCGGGAGCTTGACGTCGCGGAGCGGGATCGGCTCCAGGTCATCGCGAACCAGTCATCGCTCACGCTGCAGAACGCGTTGCTGCACGAGGAGCTGGAGCGCCTTTCTGTCACCGACCGGCTGACCGACCTGTACAACCACGGCTACCTGCTGCAGCGTCTCGAGGAAGAGCTCGGCCGTGCCGCCCGTTTCGGGCACCGCTTGTCGGTCATCATGATGGACATCGACGACTTCAAGCAGTTCAACGACACCTACGGCCATCCGCGCGGCGACCAGGTCCTGAAGGCCGTGAGCGGTATCATCCGCGAGAATCTACGCGAGATCGACGTCGCCGCCCGCTACGGGGGCGAGGAGTTCGTTCTGGTGCTTCCCGAGACCGACGCCGAAGGCGCTGCCCGCGTGGCAGAGCGCATCCGCGAGACCATGGAGGCGCACGAGATCGAGGTCGATCACGCCGGGGCGCGCGACCGCAGGACGGTGTCGCTCGGGGTCGCGACGTACCCGCTCCACGGGCAGACCGTCGCTCGGCTCATCGACGCGGCGGACCGGGCCATGTACGAGGCGAAGCGCCGAGGCAAGAACACGGTGGTCGTGGCGCGGTGA
- a CDS encoding chemotaxis protein CheW encodes MEGRSSDEVKQVVLFTLGDEEYGLPVERVTSIIRYEIPTPVPHAPDYVEGVINLRGRIVPVVDLANRLFGVRLDRTPGTRIIVTETAAGLVGFTASSAHEVARIPAVSVMPAPESVVSSDLAEAFEGVADHQGRLVILLVPDKLVPSVSFVSTDETEEASVDA; translated from the coding sequence ATGGAAGGCCGCTCGAGCGACGAGGTCAAGCAGGTGGTGCTCTTCACGCTAGGCGACGAAGAGTACGGCCTGCCGGTGGAGCGCGTGACGAGCATCATCCGGTACGAGATCCCGACGCCGGTGCCGCATGCTCCAGATTACGTCGAGGGCGTGATCAACCTCCGTGGGCGGATCGTGCCGGTGGTCGATCTGGCGAACAGGCTGTTCGGCGTTCGTCTCGATCGCACGCCAGGCACGCGCATCATCGTCACGGAGACTGCTGCCGGACTCGTCGGATTCACCGCGAGTTCTGCTCACGAGGTCGCACGGATACCTGCTGTGTCAGTCATGCCGGCGCCCGAGTCGGTCGTCTCGAGCGATCTTGCCGAAGCGTTCGAGGGCGTCGCCGATCACCAAGGGCGGCTCGTCATCCTGCTCGTCCCCGACAAGCTTGTTCCAAGCGTCTCGTTCGTGTCGACAGACGAAACGGAAGAGGCGAGCGTCGATGCCTAG
- a CDS encoding C40 family peptidase translates to MTFRSYRKRALIALLIAIATATGPMSAIAAPADSKRAQAEAVRAQIAELDDKIEMASEDYNDAQIAYQAVTVKLAKTERRLADLSTRQKSLEKRLSVRAGEMYRKGPLGTLDLLFGATTFEEFVTAWDLLKSMNEQDAGAVAAIKTTKAEMAKTRAELKRQQAEAKKHRDVMLARKRSIEQQLAERKRRLAGLEDEIERLEAEERERERRAWTPPPDLGDPVRAPRGSVVQIAMSKLGAPYRWGAGGPDAFDCSGFTMWVYAQVGVSLPHSSRAQYGCGERVSRANLRPGDLVFFGRSRIHHVGIYVGGNRYIHAPHTGDVVRISSLDRADYVGACRP, encoded by the coding sequence GTGACGTTCCGCTCATACCGTAAACGGGCGCTCATCGCGCTGCTCATCGCCATCGCCACTGCAACCGGGCCCATGTCGGCAATCGCTGCGCCTGCCGACTCGAAGCGCGCTCAGGCGGAGGCGGTGCGCGCGCAGATCGCCGAACTCGACGACAAGATCGAGATGGCGTCGGAGGACTACAACGACGCGCAGATCGCGTACCAGGCGGTCACGGTCAAGCTTGCGAAGACCGAACGGCGGCTCGCAGACCTCTCCACCCGGCAGAAGTCGCTCGAGAAGCGTCTGAGCGTGCGTGCCGGCGAGATGTACCGCAAAGGTCCGCTCGGCACGCTCGACCTGCTGTTCGGAGCGACGACTTTCGAGGAGTTCGTGACGGCGTGGGACCTTCTGAAGTCGATGAACGAGCAGGACGCCGGCGCTGTCGCAGCCATCAAGACGACGAAGGCGGAGATGGCCAAGACTCGGGCCGAGCTCAAGCGGCAGCAGGCCGAGGCCAAGAAGCACCGCGACGTGATGCTCGCCCGGAAGCGCAGCATCGAGCAGCAGCTCGCTGAGCGCAAGCGGCGGCTCGCGGGACTCGAGGACGAGATCGAGCGCCTCGAAGCGGAGGAGCGAGAGCGGGAGCGCCGTGCGTGGACGCCGCCGCCCGACCTGGGCGATCCGGTCCGTGCGCCGCGCGGCTCTGTCGTGCAGATCGCGATGAGCAAGCTGGGGGCTCCGTATCGCTGGGGGGCAGGCGGTCCGGACGCGTTCGACTGCAGCGGGTTCACGATGTGGGTGTACGCGCAGGTCGGCGTGAGCCTTCCGCACAGCTCTCGGGCGCAGTACGGCTGCGGGGAACGCGTGTCTCGCGCGAACCTTCGGCCAGGTGACCTGGTCTTCTTCGGCCGCAGCAGGATCCACCACGTCGGCATCTACGTCGGCGGGAACCGGTACATCCATGCGCCGCATACAGGGGACGTCGTCCGCATCTCGAGTCTCGACCGCGCGGACTACGTGGGCGCGTGCAGGCCGTGA
- a CDS encoding chemotaxis protein CheA — protein MSDDMSAYKEVFLSESAEYLQAITDGLIALEADPHDLEPVETVFRGAHSLKGMAAAMGYDRTADLTHKMESLMDTIRKREQAIDSDLVDLMLRAVDAVRELIADESEGRSTYDAAPIIADLIARTERGKAVPVETESASGPKPAEAPPSAGGEVYRVSVTIEPTSVLKSVRAYMALKRLGHMGTVLDTEPSARDIEDERFDRTFVAVLQTVEPPEAIERAVLGISEIESVQVAVDASRRPTHQAAQQEAGAETRRVVPKLSETQTVRVSIGHLDAMVNLVGELVILRARLERIARERDDHELSETVAALDQISAELQHEVMQTRMVPVGNIFNRFPRMVRDLARDLGKQVDFEMTGLDIELDRTVLDEIGDPIVHLLRNAVDHGIEGPEERQALGKPPRGHVRLSAERDRDQVRISVSDDGRGMDIDRIWQKAVERGLVSAGERDAWSEEEVLMLTCAPGFSTAEKTTSVSGRGVGMDVVKGKIEYLGGTIAIRSERGKGLEISLSLPLTLAIVPALLVGTSEQVYALPLSAVTEVLSTDEVRTTTVDAAPCVVLRDGAVVPVWRLDQLLSEPTGRRRKPREKDHIVLVESAGLRNALAVERLVARQEVVIKPLSPLFKGIRGLGGATVLGDGSVALILDPRTLFGRGGVRA, from the coding sequence GTGAGCGACGACATGTCCGCGTACAAGGAGGTCTTCCTCTCTGAAAGCGCCGAGTACCTGCAGGCCATCACCGATGGGCTGATCGCGCTTGAGGCCGATCCGCACGACTTGGAGCCGGTCGAGACCGTCTTCCGCGGAGCGCACAGCCTGAAGGGCATGGCCGCTGCGATGGGCTACGATCGGACGGCGGATCTCACCCACAAGATGGAAAGCCTCATGGACACCATCCGCAAGCGGGAGCAGGCCATAGACTCTGACCTCGTCGATCTCATGCTGCGGGCCGTGGATGCCGTACGCGAGCTCATCGCTGACGAGAGCGAGGGGCGCTCGACATACGACGCTGCGCCCATCATCGCGGACCTGATCGCCCGGACGGAGCGTGGGAAGGCTGTCCCGGTCGAGACCGAAAGCGCTTCAGGGCCGAAGCCGGCCGAGGCGCCGCCGTCCGCAGGCGGTGAAGTGTACCGAGTCTCCGTGACGATCGAGCCGACGAGCGTCTTGAAATCGGTGCGCGCCTACATGGCGCTCAAGCGCCTCGGGCACATGGGCACCGTGCTCGACACCGAGCCGAGCGCCCGCGACATCGAAGACGAGCGCTTCGACCGCACCTTCGTGGCCGTGCTGCAGACGGTCGAGCCGCCCGAGGCCATCGAGCGGGCCGTGCTGGGGATCAGCGAGATCGAGTCGGTGCAGGTGGCCGTGGACGCCTCTCGGAGGCCGACGCATCAGGCAGCGCAACAGGAGGCTGGTGCGGAGACCAGACGCGTCGTGCCGAAGCTCTCAGAAACGCAGACCGTGAGGGTCTCCATCGGCCACCTCGATGCGATGGTGAACCTCGTCGGCGAGCTCGTCATACTTCGCGCTCGGCTCGAGCGCATCGCCCGGGAGCGGGACGACCACGAGCTGTCAGAGACGGTGGCAGCGCTCGATCAGATCAGCGCCGAGCTTCAACACGAAGTCATGCAGACGAGGATGGTGCCCGTCGGCAACATCTTCAACCGCTTCCCGCGTATGGTGCGCGACCTCGCGCGGGACCTCGGCAAGCAGGTCGACTTCGAGATGACCGGTCTTGACATCGAGTTGGACAGGACGGTGCTCGACGAGATCGGCGATCCGATCGTGCACCTGCTGCGCAACGCTGTCGACCACGGCATCGAGGGTCCCGAGGAGCGGCAAGCGCTCGGAAAACCGCCTCGCGGTCACGTGCGGCTTTCCGCGGAGCGCGACCGCGATCAGGTCCGGATCTCGGTGTCCGACGATGGCCGTGGCATGGACATCGACCGGATCTGGCAGAAGGCGGTCGAGCGCGGCCTGGTGTCTGCAGGAGAGCGCGACGCCTGGTCGGAAGAAGAGGTGCTGATGCTCACCTGCGCCCCGGGATTCTCGACCGCTGAGAAGACGACCTCGGTGTCCGGGCGGGGCGTGGGCATGGACGTCGTGAAGGGCAAGATCGAGTACCTCGGCGGCACGATTGCGATCCGATCCGAGCGCGGGAAGGGGCTCGAGATCTCGCTCAGTCTGCCGCTCACCCTGGCGATCGTGCCTGCGCTGCTCGTCGGGACGTCCGAGCAGGTCTACGCGCTGCCGCTCTCGGCGGTGACAGAAGTGCTGTCGACCGACGAAGTCCGCACGACCACCGTCGACGCTGCGCCGTGCGTGGTGCTGCGGGACGGCGCGGTGGTTCCGGTGTGGCGGCTCGACCAGCTGTTGTCGGAACCCACGGGGCGGAGGCGCAAGCCCCGCGAGAAGGATCACATCGTGCTCGTGGAGTCCGCTGGCTTGCGCAATGCGCTCGCCGTCGAGCGTCTGGTCGCCCGCCAGGAGGTCGTCATCAAGCCGCTTTCGCCGCTCTTCAAGGGCATCAGAGGGCTGGGCGGCGCGACGGTGCTGGGAGACGGCAGCGTGGCGCTCATACTCGACCCAAGGACGCTCTTCGGACGAGGAGGTGTCCGGGCATGA
- a CDS encoding protein-glutamate methylesterase/protein-glutamine glutaminase: MLPTIKVLIVDDSALIRQMLSRALSVDPRIEIVGTAKTGIEAIELALERTPDVITLDIEMPELTGLEALPVLVKSTPARIVMLSSIDDPDTTYQALSLGASDFIVKPRQGVARSLTELSELVIKKIKTAYRIDPAKRVAASETPDDRSASVQREPRTLGRQGPDRVVAIAASTGGPPALERLFSGLGPGLPCTYLVVQHLPSGFSASLAKRLAKASGIEFVEASSGMLLRNDRGYVAPHGAHMVVEPGASPRVRLEDAPPLHGVRPAADPLFESVARTFGEQAVGVVLTGMGSDGALGLKAIKQRGGLTIAQDEATSVVWGMPKAALQAGAVSKVVPLDKIPAEIRRSVRQGVSA, from the coding sequence ATGCTGCCGACGATCAAGGTCCTCATCGTCGACGATTCCGCGCTTATCCGGCAGATGCTGTCGCGTGCGCTTTCTGTCGATCCGCGCATCGAGATCGTCGGGACGGCGAAGACTGGGATCGAGGCCATCGAGCTCGCGCTCGAACGAACGCCTGACGTCATCACCCTCGACATCGAGATGCCCGAGCTGACGGGTCTCGAGGCGCTGCCAGTGCTGGTGAAGTCGACCCCGGCTCGGATCGTGATGCTGTCGAGCATCGACGACCCCGACACCACGTACCAAGCTTTGTCGTTGGGGGCGTCCGACTTCATCGTGAAGCCGAGGCAAGGGGTCGCACGATCCCTCACAGAACTCTCCGAGCTCGTGATCAAGAAGATCAAGACCGCGTACCGTATCGACCCAGCGAAGCGTGTCGCTGCGAGCGAGACGCCCGATGACCGATCGGCGTCCGTTCAGCGAGAGCCGAGGACTTTGGGCAGACAGGGGCCGGATCGCGTGGTCGCCATCGCGGCCTCGACCGGAGGCCCGCCGGCCCTCGAGCGTCTGTTCTCAGGTCTCGGTCCCGGGCTGCCGTGCACATACCTCGTCGTGCAGCACCTGCCGTCGGGCTTTTCCGCATCTTTGGCGAAGCGCCTTGCCAAGGCGTCGGGAATCGAGTTCGTGGAGGCGTCGAGCGGTATGCTGCTCCGAAACGACCGAGGCTATGTGGCTCCACACGGGGCCCACATGGTCGTCGAACCGGGCGCATCGCCGCGTGTGCGGCTCGAGGACGCGCCACCGCTGCACGGAGTGCGGCCGGCGGCAGACCCGCTGTTCGAGAGCGTTGCAAGGACATTCGGAGAGCAAGCCGTCGGCGTGGTGTTGACGGGGATGGGCTCCGACGGGGCGCTCGGGCTCAAGGCGATCAAACAGCGTGGGGGTCTTACCATCGCACAGGACGAGGCTACGAGCGTCGTATGGGGCATGCCCAAGGCGGCGTTGCAAGCGGGTGCCGTGAGCAAAGTGGTCCCGCTCGACAAGATCCCGGCCGAGATACGGCGTTCGGTGCGGCAGGGGGTGAGCGCGTGA
- a CDS encoding response regulator, whose product MPRSVLVVDDAAFMRMMIRDILSKEGYVIHEAVNGRDAIEKYLEVRPDLTTMDITMPEMDGIEALKKIREHDPHARVLMVSAMGQQKLIVEALEAGAMDFLVKPFQPTKVLETVKKCLQTSPR is encoded by the coding sequence ATGCCTAGGTCTGTGCTGGTCGTGGACGATGCGGCCTTCATGCGCATGATGATCCGGGACATCCTGTCCAAGGAAGGCTACGTCATCCACGAGGCCGTGAACGGAAGAGACGCTATCGAGAAGTACCTGGAGGTACGGCCCGACCTCACCACCATGGATATCACGATGCCTGAGATGGACGGCATCGAGGCGCTGAAGAAGATCCGCGAGCATGACCCGCATGCCCGAGTGCTCATGGTGAGCGCGATGGGGCAGCAGAAGCTCATCGTCGAGGCCCTTGAGGCAGGAGCCATGGATTTCTTGGTCAAACCGTTCCAGCCCACCAAGGTGCTCGAGACCGTCAAGAAGTGCCTCCAAACGTCACCGCGGTGA
- a CDS encoding type IV pilus twitching motility protein PilT, translating to MAEIDALLKLMADRGSSDLHLKVGSPPAIRLNGKLVVLRELPVLTPEATKALALGMMDDRQRQSFEIRREADFAYSVPGVGRFRVNVFYQRGSVGMTLRRVTTERASIEELGLPPVVRRLADEPRGLVLVTGTAGSGKTTTLAAMIDHINHTREGHIITIEDPIEVLHEDDKCIINQREIGIDTESYADALRHVVRQDPDVILIGEMRDHETVSAALTAAEIGNLVLSTLHTIDATETINRIIDFFPPYQQKQIRLMLASTLKGIISLRLIPSINGGLVPAVEVLVMTGTIREYIIDPDKTYLIRDAMEDGEYYGMQTFDKSLLALYQQGKITLDDATAMAANAHDFKIKVRQLGITPQQAAETGIY from the coding sequence ATGGCAGAGATCGACGCGCTGCTCAAGCTGATGGCCGACCGTGGCAGCTCCGACCTGCACCTGAAAGTCGGGAGTCCGCCGGCGATCCGCCTGAACGGGAAGCTGGTCGTGTTGCGCGAGCTGCCCGTGCTCACGCCGGAAGCGACCAAAGCGCTTGCGCTCGGCATGATGGACGATCGGCAGCGGCAGTCCTTCGAGATCCGTCGCGAGGCCGATTTCGCGTACTCGGTCCCTGGCGTGGGGCGGTTCCGCGTCAACGTGTTCTACCAGCGCGGCAGCGTCGGGATGACGCTTCGTCGCGTGACGACGGAGCGGGCCTCGATCGAGGAGCTCGGACTGCCGCCCGTGGTGCGCCGTCTCGCCGACGAGCCGCGCGGCCTCGTGCTCGTGACGGGGACCGCGGGCTCGGGCAAGACCACGACGCTTGCCGCGATGATCGACCACATCAACCACACCCGCGAGGGCCACATCATCACCATCGAAGACCCGATCGAGGTCTTGCACGAGGACGACAAGTGCATCATCAACCAGCGGGAGATCGGCATCGACACCGAAAGCTACGCGGATGCGCTCAGGCACGTCGTCAGGCAAGACCCTGATGTCATCCTGATCGGAGAGATGCGCGACCACGAGACCGTCTCGGCGGCGCTCACGGCGGCCGAGATCGGCAACCTGGTGCTCTCCACGCTGCACACCATCGATGCGACGGAGACCATCAACCGCATCATCGACTTCTTCCCGCCCTACCAGCAGAAGCAAATCCGCCTCATGCTCGCCTCGACGCTCAAGGGCATCATCTCGTTGCGTTTGATCCCGTCCATCAACGGCGGTCTCGTGCCTGCGGTGGAGGTGCTCGTGATGACGGGCACGATCCGCGAGTACATCATCGATCCGGACAAGACCTACCTCATCCGGGACGCGATGGAAGACGGCGAGTACTACGGTATGCAGACGTTCGACAAGAGCCTGCTTGCCCTATACCAGCAAGGGAAGATCACGCTCGACGACGCGACGGCGATGGCGGCCAACGCGCACGACTTCAAGATCAAGGTGCGCCAGCTCGGCATCACGCCGCAGCAGGCGGCCGAGACGGGGATCTACTGA
- a CDS encoding peptidoglycan-binding domain-containing protein, producing the protein MTIKIQRGARGPAVEDVQKRLVKLGYDLGPSGVDGVFQGATLQAVRAFQREHGLVEDGVVGPKTWAALVDATFALGDRILYLRYPYLHGADVATLQTALNVLGFPCGAVDGIFGPSTERAVREFQFNAGLPADGVAGDETLRAINRLRHAWHGRDPALPSELKRSEARVGSGIADRAVRFEWREQSLRPVCERAANLVEAISEGARATASGSSRTHDGEDVVVVLATCVDRGERLPAARLDLGDARQSVSRMATALASVHARPARIVALVDAPCSEEEAQRLAVLLVDALAAALG; encoded by the coding sequence ATGACCATCAAGATACAGCGGGGAGCGCGCGGTCCCGCAGTCGAAGACGTGCAGAAGCGCCTCGTGAAGCTCGGGTACGATCTCGGGCCCTCCGGGGTCGACGGCGTGTTCCAAGGCGCGACGCTGCAGGCCGTGCGCGCCTTCCAGCGAGAGCACGGCCTGGTCGAAGACGGCGTGGTGGGACCCAAGACGTGGGCCGCCCTCGTCGATGCGACTTTCGCCCTCGGCGACCGCATCCTGTACCTTCGCTATCCCTACCTCCACGGAGCCGACGTCGCCACGCTGCAGACCGCCCTGAATGTCCTTGGGTTCCCGTGCGGCGCGGTGGACGGCATCTTCGGTCCGTCCACCGAGCGGGCGGTGCGGGAGTTCCAGTTCAACGCGGGTCTGCCCGCGGACGGCGTTGCTGGCGACGAGACGCTTCGGGCCATCAACCGGCTCCGTCACGCATGGCACGGCCGGGACCCCGCGCTGCCGAGCGAGCTGAAGCGCTCCGAGGCGCGCGTCGGTTCGGGGATCGCCGACCGCGCCGTGCGGTTCGAATGGCGTGAGCAGTCGCTGCGGCCCGTGTGCGAGCGCGCTGCCAATCTCGTGGAAGCGATTTCGGAAGGGGCGCGGGCGACCGCATCCGGCTCCAGCCGGACGCACGATGGCGAGGACGTGGTCGTCGTCCTTGCAACGTGCGTCGACCGAGGAGAGCGTTTGCCCGCAGCGCGCCTCGACCTGGGCGATGCGCGCCAGTCGGTCTCGCGCATGGCCACAGCGCTCGCGTCCGTGCACGCGCGTCCGGCACGCATCGTGGCCCTTGTGGACGCTCCGTGCAGCGAAGAAGAGGCCCAGCGTCTCGCCGTGCTCCTGGTTGACGCGCTCGCGGCTGCGCTTGGGTGA
- a CDS encoding chemotaxis protein CheD — protein MLENSIPGGTSGSDPTVVVVSTGELALAEHPSVLLTPALGSCVGVAVWDAARRRGALAHVMLPSPANAPQDGNPDRFASVAVPKMIALLGEGLSLKRFVAKIAGGAAMFKGDTQMASIGDRNVEEVKRQLGLLKVPVIAEDTGGSHARTMEFHLDTGLVIVRSYLYGIREL, from the coding sequence GTGCTGGAGAACTCGATACCGGGAGGGACGTCGGGCAGCGATCCGACCGTCGTCGTGGTGAGCACGGGCGAGCTCGCTCTTGCCGAACATCCATCGGTGCTGCTCACTCCCGCGCTCGGCTCGTGCGTCGGCGTCGCGGTGTGGGACGCGGCGCGGCGGCGCGGCGCTCTGGCGCACGTGATGCTGCCGTCGCCAGCGAACGCGCCGCAGGACGGCAATCCGGACCGCTTCGCATCGGTGGCGGTGCCGAAGATGATCGCCTTGCTCGGCGAGGGCCTGTCACTGAAGCGGTTCGTGGCGAAGATCGCAGGCGGAGCGGCCATGTTCAAGGGCGACACGCAGATGGCCTCGATCGGCGACCGCAACGTCGAGGAAGTCAAACGGCAGCTCGGGCTGTTGAAAGTGCCCGTGATTGCCGAAGATACTGGCGGAAGCCATGCGCGTACCATGGAGTTCCACCTCGACACGGGACTCGTGATCGTGCGGAGCTACCTGTACGGGATACGGGAGTTGTGA